From Tachyglossus aculeatus isolate mTacAcu1 chromosome 12 unlocalized genomic scaffold, mTacAcu1.pri SUPER_6_unloc_1, whole genome shotgun sequence, the proteins below share one genomic window:
- the NOP10 gene encoding H/ACA ribonucleoprotein complex subunit 3 gives MFLQFYLNEKGDRVYTLKKLDPAGQQTCSAHPARFSPDDKYSRHRITVKKRFGVLMTQQPRTVL, from the exons ATGTTCCTGCAGTTTTACCTTAACGAGAAGGGAGATCGGGTCTACACcctgaag AAACTGGACCCCGCGGGCCAGCAGACCTGCTCGGCGCACCCTGCCCGCTTCTCCCCGGACGACAAGTACTCCCGCCACCGTATCACCGTCAAGAAGCGCTTCGGGGTGCTCATGACCCAGCAGCCGCGCACCGTTCTCTGA